One stretch of Eupeodes corollae chromosome 2, idEupCoro1.1, whole genome shotgun sequence DNA includes these proteins:
- the LOC129947049 gene encoding chymotrypsin-1-like → MSTFIILTVLMISLEVSSGLTSIPSRIVNGTDAEIEEFPYAVSLRSSWQGSHRCGGSILNPLWVLTAAHCVQFITPQRINIQYGVTNINGSGPNVVNVSKIIIHPRYFPVNLYQNDIAILRLVEPIKLGEFVQTVRLPKMLQQTEGNTSATLIGWGLDKSGGKIQTHLQKVELKVFSKKECSERHHELIHKTNICAGVEEGGKGQCSGDSGGPLIVNNTQVGIVSWSRKPCTIAPYPGVFTEVSNYIEWIRNTIEDDLNTSDWN, encoded by the exons ATGTCAACGTTTATTATATTGACAGTTTTGATGATTTCATTAGAAGTGAGCTCTGGTCTGACTTCAATTCCTTCACGCATAGTTAATGGCACCGACGCTGAAATTGAAGAATTTCCATACGCTGTTTCACTTCGGAGCTCTTGGCAAGGTTCTCACCGATGTGGAGGATCGATTTTGAATCCTTTATGGGTACTTACGGCCGCCCATTGTGTTCAGTTTATAACACCACAAagaatcaatattcaatatgGAGTAACCAATATCAATGGAAGCGGGCCGAATGTGGTGAATGTTTCGAAAATTATCATTCATCCGAGATATTTTCCAGTAAATCTATACCAAAACGACATTGCAATCTTGAGGCTTGTAGAACCTATTAAGCTTGGTGAATTCGTTCAAACTGTAAGACTGCCGAAAATGCTTCAACAAACGGAAGGCAACACTTCAGCCACTTTGATCGGATGGGGACTGGATAAG TCTGGTGGTAAAATTCAAACACATTTACAAAAAGTCGAATTGaaagtgttttcaaaaaaagaatgcagTGAACGTCATCATGAATTGATACATAAGACAAATATTTGTGCTGGAGTTGAAGAAGGCGGCAAGGGACAATGCAGTGGTGATTCAGGAGGTCCACTTATTGTGAATAACACACAAGTCGGTATAGTTTCATGGAGCAGAAAACCGTGCACAATTGCTCCTTATCCAGGTGTGTTCACGGAAGTTTCCAATTATATCGAATGGATCAGAAACACCATAGAAGATGACTTGAACACTTCAGATTGGAATTGA